The following proteins come from a genomic window of Streptococcus oralis:
- a CDS encoding GNAT family N-acetyltransferase: protein MNIWTKLAMFSFFETERLYLRPFFFSDSQAFFEIASNPENLQFIFPSQASLEESQYALANYFMKAPLGVWAICLQGNQEMIGSIKFEKIDEIKKEAEIGYFLKKDSWSQGFMTEVVTKLCQLSFEEFGLKRLSIITHLENQASQKVALKSGFSLFRQFKGSDRYTRKMRDYLEFRYVKGEFSE from the coding sequence ATGAATATTTGGACCAAATTAGCAATGTTTTCTTTTTTTGAAACGGAGCGCTTGTATTTGCGTCCTTTCTTTTTTAGTGACAGTCAAGCGTTTTTCGAGATTGCTTCAAACCCTGAGAATTTGCAGTTTATTTTTCCCAGTCAAGCAAGTTTGGAAGAAAGTCAGTATGCACTTGCTAACTATTTTATGAAGGCTCCTCTAGGTGTCTGGGCAATTTGTCTCCAAGGAAATCAGGAAATGATTGGCTCTATTAAATTTGAAAAAATCGATGAAATCAAAAAAGAAGCAGAAATTGGTTACTTCTTAAAAAAGGATTCTTGGTCTCAAGGCTTTATGACAGAAGTAGTTACCAAACTTTGTCAACTTTCATTTGAAGAATTTGGTTTAAAACGATTATCCATCATCACTCATCTGGAGAATCAAGCTAGTCAGAAAGTTGCCTTAAAATCGGGATTTAGTCTCTTCCGACAGTTTAAGGGGAGTGATCGCTATACACGAAAAATGAGAGACTACCTTGAATTTCGATACGTTAAAGGAGAATTCAGTGAGTAA